TCAGCCTCTCCTGTTATCGTGGGGATGCATTAGCACCGCAGATGCTCGTAATCCCTCCGCTTCGGGGAATGGACTCGGAGAGCTGGCCAGACGCTTCTGATACACAACATTTCAGAGCAATATTCAGCTTACTCGTGCTGCTCTGTTTACAGCTTTCAATTCGTAAAGTTCGCGAGGACCAAAAGGATGGAAAAAGACCGAAAGAAGCGGTCGATCCAATCAACGGCGAAATTGTGCCACGCGACACGCTGCAGCGCAGACTTTTCATCGGCCAATTTGATTTCGATGGGACTTTACAAACTCTATAGTAAACAGAGGAGACGGAGTAAATTCTCTACTCTGAAGAAGACAGGCGACGGTATACAACCACCTGAAATTAAAACTGGGCGAAGCGATTTCTCGGATCCTTTCACCATGAGAAACAATGCTATACAATTTGCCTTGAACACATGGATGGACTCGCTCCCGAATCTCTAACAGCTCCTACGGCCTGCCTTAGTATCTAAACGACACAACTTCACATTTCCTCCCCTCAGTGATCACTTCGATCCTATATACGTGGGCCTGATCGAGCAATGTCGTAGCGAGGGACAATCTCCTTCCTTAGATGCGGGGCGATCTCCATCCTTAGACGTGAGACGGTTCACTAGAAGGTCCAGGGCATCCTTCATCCACCAGTGCTGACATACCTCTCCAGCTTCTCTCACATTCATCTGCATCGACCATTCATTCCATTTATCAGATTCGCCCAATAATCTACTTACGTTAGTACCCGCATGGGAAGTAAAGCTTTTTTTCCGGCACGAGCTCTTACCCAGTATCTTTGACGGACGTTCTTCTCTGGCCAGACGTCCAGCTGCTCGTTCACCAGCAACGGGAACATGTGTCCTTCGTAAACCGCGTCCTGGCTCTTGCTTTTGAAACTCCATTTGCCTAATTTGCTCTGCAACACAAGGAAGGAACACTCAGTTGACTTTCCCAGAACTCCACCTATTCAGATTTTCTGTTCAAGCTACTCAAGTACAGAACGACGAATTGggaaatttcaattcaagaaaagAGGCTAATTTCAAAGGGAAATGCCGGCCCTGTTCCATCAGAGTTCAGCTATTCAAAATTAGAGAGATCCGTGGGCTGCCGACATCAAAACGGATACATATCAAGAACTCGATAGGGTTTTGACTCCTAGAGGTCAACGCTCACGTGCAGATATTAATCTTCTGTGAAATTTCAGGATTTCTTGTTCTTGCGCAACTCAAAACTTCTAtccttgaaaaatctttttgtacAGCAAGCCTGTTGTATGAACTCGCTCACCTCAATAGTACCACGGACGCCGGCTTCCTCCACGGTCTCCCGCAAAGCTGCGGCTTTCATGGATTCATCCTTCTCCCAACCCCCCTGAGACGAACAAACCAAGAACAACAAGCACGGGTGAGATTAACAGTCAATCACTAATCGAACCTGCGAAAACCGTGCCGCTCGAAATGGGTAGATCCTTCATACCTTGGGGAACAAGAGACCTTTCCCTTTCTGGGAACTTATGACAAGCACCTCcacttcgtcttcttcctcgcccgCCAAAGAATCGTCTTCTCTGCTTTTGTATCTGTACGGAATGCACCTGCAAGTAGTTCGGCACAGAACCGAGACCAAGAACGAGCCCGTTTAGTACACTTTCAAGAGGCTCGAAAATGCAATTCCCTAGGATCATTCCAAATTGGTTCTCGATCTATTCATCGATTCGCATGACGACACGGACATTAAACCTCATCTTCCTCTAATAAACCAGACTCTACTCTGTTCTGG
The window above is part of the Eucalyptus grandis isolate ANBG69807.140 chromosome 6, ASM1654582v1, whole genome shotgun sequence genome. Proteins encoded here:
- the LOC104449730 gene encoding nudix hydrolase 17, mitochondrial, with translation MVALVSQESMVTPTLVSRTGRHLQRYSKQGSRQVVGCIPYRYKSREDDSLAGEEEDEVEVLVISSQKGKGLLFPKGGWEKDESMKAAALRETVEEAGVRGTIESKLGKWSFKSKSQDAVYEGHMFPLLVNEQLDVWPEKNVRQRYWMNVREAGEVCQHWWMKDALDLLVNRLTSKDGDRPASKEGDCPSLRHCSIRPTYIGSK